A part of Citrifermentans bremense genomic DNA contains:
- a CDS encoding DnaA ATPase domain-containing protein, with translation MTLRITRGAGGARYMKSTGLNPMQTFNAFLCGAGNSFACSAARDVAAGVLGSCHPLLIYGGVGVGKTHLLHAVGNERIRINPLALILNFSSEQFMNEMIQALRGNKMDRFRNSIRTVDLLLVDDIQFMAGKEATQEEFFNSIEALQRAGRQVVATCRTMRDRGAVIDEALLSRLCGGVIVRIEAPDQETRLLFLRKKAIEHGLDLSEEVALHFATVTTGDLRRVEGNLVTLKAFAAGSQLEITVDLLRSLLRLE, from the coding sequence ATGACATTGCGTATTACAAGAGGGGCAGGGGGCGCCCGTTACATGAAATCAACAGGCCTTAATCCAATGCAAACGTTCAACGCATTCCTGTGTGGCGCGGGCAATAGTTTTGCCTGCTCTGCTGCGCGGGATGTCGCCGCTGGGGTGTTGGGAAGCTGCCATCCCCTCCTAATATACGGCGGCGTTGGCGTTGGTAAGACCCATCTGCTGCACGCGGTTGGCAACGAAAGGATCAGGATCAATCCTCTTGCTCTCATACTTAACTTCTCAAGTGAACAGTTCATGAACGAGATGATTCAGGCCTTGCGTGGCAATAAAATGGATCGATTCCGCAACAGCATTCGTACGGTCGACCTCCTTCTGGTCGACGATATCCAGTTCATGGCAGGGAAAGAGGCTACCCAGGAGGAGTTTTTCAATTCCATCGAGGCATTGCAGAGAGCGGGGAGGCAGGTCGTGGCGACTTGCCGCACCATGCGTGACCGGGGGGCTGTAATTGATGAGGCATTGTTGTCCCGGTTGTGTGGTGGGGTGATTGTGAGAATTGAAGCACCGGATCAGGAAACCAGGCTCTTGTTTCTAAGGAAAAAAGCTATTGAACACGGTCTCGATTTATCGGAAGAGGTAGCTCTGCATTTTGCAACTGTCACAACCGGCGACCTGCGCAGGGTGGAGGGGAACCTCGTTACGTTAAAGGCGTTCGCGGCCGGTAGCCAGTTGGAGATTACTGTTGACCTCCTCCGGTCCTTACTGCGATTGGAGTAG
- a CDS encoding AAA family ATPase — protein sequence MARWPLRRQPLVKKLDKEMSRYLPLFGIWLIDLTIICGWHRPTSPRRWPEIFDDADFCLMTGMESVNSTSATDDEEDNDEEPIGTITVSRCRKLLHRHRALLIRKKLCSQLPMFKNINFLAELLDLNDADKAALTFAAGLKVFPQLDGAISPRGEKVSTTSFCKILARITGLPEQDLLSALSPDGPLVTTGLVKVNRSVCYLEEKIACINGLEDILLLDHRDSAEVMECFLRPVDEPSLTLADFPHLRRDSNLLAGYLSSALDAKTQGVNILIHGRPGVGKNQYVQALAAELKVKLYEVSYSDNDGNPVKGESRLRAYALCQRFLARAPGSMLLFDEVEDVFQGGHNFFSMLMGDEERSDGNGKAWINRTLEGNPIPSIWISNRVNQIDKAYLRRFDYSVHFPTPPLGVRVSMAKYHLDQFNPPDSWIEQLASNDEITPGQFQKAAKVGLIGSKGDNKLALNLVENVLLRSTSLLGQRRTPNRNILRTGYSLEWLNTDVPVASLAEGARLRPRGTFCFYGAAGTGKSELARYLADQAGRPLLVQRASDILSPYVGVAEQNIAEMFDRARQQDAVLVLDEADSFLADRRGAHRSWEVTQVNELLTQMEAFDGIFICTTNLMEKLDPASLRRFAFKVRFDPLTPDQRWSMFQWELLRLAGSGDEACGFEQKVRCLEALTPGDFAVAARQFDILGIAVTADDLYCTLLKECEAKRGRMHRIGFETTG from the coding sequence ATGGCGCGATGGCCTTTGAGACGGCAGCCCTTAGTGAAGAAACTTGACAAGGAAATGAGCAGGTACCTTCCGCTTTTCGGAATATGGCTTATAGACCTAACCATCATCTGTGGGTGGCATAGACCAACTTCGCCAAGAAGGTGGCCCGAAATCTTTGATGATGCCGATTTTTGCCTGATGACGGGGATGGAGTCGGTTAATTCTACTTCGGCCACTGATGATGAGGAGGATAACGATGAAGAACCCATTGGCACCATCACCGTTTCGCGCTGCCGAAAGTTGCTGCACAGGCACCGCGCACTACTTATCAGGAAGAAACTATGTTCTCAGTTACCGATGTTCAAAAATATTAATTTTCTTGCTGAGTTACTAGATTTAAATGATGCCGACAAAGCCGCGCTGACCTTTGCTGCGGGGTTGAAGGTATTTCCCCAACTTGACGGTGCGATCAGCCCGCGTGGAGAAAAAGTCTCGACCACTTCTTTTTGCAAGATTCTTGCGCGCATCACTGGGTTGCCAGAACAGGATCTTCTTTCAGCTCTCTCGCCGGACGGCCCGCTGGTAACTACGGGCTTGGTGAAAGTCAATCGGAGTGTGTGCTACCTCGAAGAGAAGATCGCATGCATCAACGGATTGGAGGACATTCTGCTTCTGGATCACAGGGACTCAGCAGAGGTTATGGAGTGTTTCCTACGGCCAGTGGATGAGCCTTCTCTTACGTTGGCAGATTTCCCCCACCTGCGTCGGGACAGCAACCTTTTAGCGGGCTACCTATCTAGCGCCTTGGACGCCAAGACGCAGGGGGTCAACATTCTCATCCATGGAAGGCCAGGAGTGGGTAAAAACCAGTATGTACAGGCTCTTGCAGCCGAGCTGAAGGTAAAGCTGTACGAAGTATCCTACTCGGACAACGATGGCAATCCCGTGAAGGGCGAGAGTCGCTTACGTGCCTACGCCCTTTGCCAGCGCTTCTTAGCCCGCGCCCCGGGGAGCATGCTGCTGTTTGACGAGGTTGAGGACGTATTCCAGGGGGGGCATAACTTCTTCAGCATGCTAATGGGCGATGAAGAACGCTCTGATGGTAATGGCAAGGCTTGGATCAACCGTACCCTGGAAGGTAACCCCATTCCCTCGATTTGGATAAGCAACCGTGTAAACCAGATCGACAAGGCGTACCTCAGACGTTTCGACTACTCCGTCCACTTTCCGACCCCGCCGTTGGGCGTACGAGTTTCCATGGCTAAGTATCATCTGGATCAGTTCAATCCGCCTGATTCGTGGATCGAACAACTGGCGTCCAACGATGAGATCACTCCTGGACAATTTCAAAAGGCCGCTAAAGTGGGTCTCATCGGCAGCAAAGGAGACAACAAGCTGGCCCTGAATCTGGTGGAAAACGTGCTACTTCGAAGCACGTCTCTTCTTGGTCAAAGACGCACACCAAATAGAAATATTCTCCGGACGGGTTACAGTCTGGAGTGGCTGAATACTGATGTCCCTGTAGCATCACTGGCCGAGGGAGCAAGGCTTCGTCCAAGAGGAACCTTCTGCTTTTATGGCGCCGCCGGCACTGGCAAAAGCGAACTTGCCCGTTATCTTGCCGACCAGGCGGGGAGGCCGTTGTTGGTGCAGCGCGCCTCAGACATCCTGAGCCCTTATGTAGGGGTTGCTGAGCAGAATATTGCTGAAATGTTCGATCGGGCCCGCCAGCAAGATGCGGTACTCGTCTTGGACGAGGCCGACAGCTTTCTTGCCGACAGGCGCGGTGCCCACAGGAGCTGGGAGGTGACGCAGGTGAATGAACTACTCACCCAGATGGAAGCCTTCGACGGGATCTTCATCTGCACAACAAACCTGATGGAGAAGCTTGATCCAGCGAGCCTGAGGCGCTTCGCCTTTAAGGTACGCTTCGACCCTTTGACTCCAGACCAACGCTGGTCCATGTTTCAGTGGGAGTTATTAAGGCTCGCCGGATCTGGAGATGAGGCATGCGGCTTCGAGCAAAAGGTGCGCTGCCTTGAAGCCCTTACTCCTGGCGACTTCGCAGTGGCGGCTCGCCAATTTGATATCCTGGGTATAGCAGTTACTGCAGACGATCTTTATTGTACTTTGTTAAAAGAGTGTGAGGCAAAACGGGGCAGAATGCACAGGATTGGTTTTGAAACAACCGGGTGA